In a genomic window of Nitrospirota bacterium:
- the gcvPB gene encoding aminomethyl-transferring glycine dehydrogenase subunit GcvPB: protein MPEPLLFEKSTPGRRGYRLPDLDVSAPTSDAIPSGMRRTTDPLLPELSEVDVVRHYTRLSRDNYGVDVGFYPLGSCTMKYNPKINEEMARHPGAAMAHPLQGDTLSQGALRLMWELEQELKEIAGVDRVSLQPAAGAQGEFAGILMIRAYHAARGVPRRRVLIPDSAHGTNPASAALAGYEVQTVHSNSEGLVDVGDLSKLIDEQCAALMLTNPNTLGLFEKEIVKIAKIVHDAGALLYMDGANLNALLGLVRPGDMGFDVVHFNLHKTFSTPHGGGGPGAGPIGVKAPLIPYLPTPTVEREGDRYYLEANHPQSIGRLHSFYGNFGILVRAYTYVRRLGAEGLSDISRHAIVNANYIRAKLAGAYHVAYDRACMHECVFSAKRQRAKGVHAWDIAKRLIDYGFYPPTINFPLVVEDAIMVEPPESESRQTLDAFCDAMLAIARECEEQPELVLGAPHTTPRSRLDEVLAARKPVVRWTPHPSLPLKGGG, encoded by the coding sequence ATGCCTGAACCGTTGCTCTTTGAAAAAAGCACGCCGGGCCGCCGCGGCTACCGTCTGCCCGACCTCGACGTGTCCGCGCCGACCTCCGACGCCATCCCGTCGGGGATGCGCCGGACAACAGATCCCCTCCTGCCTGAGCTGAGCGAGGTGGACGTGGTCCGGCACTATACCCGTTTGTCGCGCGACAACTACGGTGTGGACGTGGGCTTCTACCCCTTGGGGTCCTGCACCATGAAGTACAACCCCAAAATCAACGAAGAGATGGCTCGACATCCCGGCGCAGCCATGGCGCACCCCCTGCAGGGCGACACGCTTTCCCAGGGCGCGTTGCGCCTCATGTGGGAGCTCGAACAGGAATTGAAGGAAATCGCGGGCGTGGACCGCGTCTCGCTGCAACCCGCGGCCGGCGCGCAGGGCGAGTTCGCCGGCATCCTGATGATCCGCGCGTATCACGCCGCGCGAGGCGTGCCTAGACGCCGGGTCCTGATTCCCGACTCTGCGCACGGCACCAACCCCGCCTCCGCCGCGCTCGCGGGGTACGAGGTCCAGACCGTGCACTCCAACAGCGAGGGATTGGTGGACGTCGGCGACTTGTCGAAGCTGATCGACGAGCAGTGCGCCGCGTTGATGCTCACCAACCCCAACACGCTGGGGCTGTTCGAGAAGGAAATCGTGAAGATCGCCAAGATCGTGCACGACGCGGGAGCGTTGTTGTACATGGACGGCGCGAACCTGAACGCCTTGTTGGGCCTGGTCCGGCCCGGAGACATGGGCTTTGACGTGGTGCATTTCAATTTGCACAAGACGTTTTCGACGCCGCACGGCGGCGGCGGGCCCGGCGCGGGCCCCATCGGCGTCAAAGCCCCGCTCATCCCGTACCTGCCGACGCCGACCGTGGAACGCGAGGGCGACCGCTACTATCTGGAGGCGAATCACCCGCAGTCGATCGGCCGACTGCATTCCTTTTACGGTAATTTCGGCATCTTGGTACGCGCGTATACATACGTGCGTCGGCTGGGCGCGGAGGGCCTTTCGGACATCAGTCGTCACGCGATCGTCAACGCCAACTACATCCGCGCGAAACTGGCGGGCGCGTACCACGTGGCGTACGACCGAGCGTGCATGCACGAGTGCGTTTTCTCCGCCAAACGTCAGCGCGCCAAGGGCGTGCACGCCTGGGATATCGCGAAACGGCTGATCGACTACGGGTTTTATCCCCCCACCATCAACTTCCCGCTGGTGGTCGAAGACGCGATCATGGTCGAGCCGCCGGAGAGCGAGTCGCGCCAAACGCTCGACGCGTTCTGCGACGCCATGCTGGCCATCGCCCGCGAATGCGAGGAGCAACCGGAGTTGGTGCTGGGCGCGCCGCACACCACGCCGAGGTCGCGTTTGGACGAAGTGCTGGCGGCGAGGAAGCCGGTGGTGAGGTGGACCCCCCACCCATCCCTCCCCCTCAAGGGGGGAGGGTAA
- a CDS encoding ABC transporter ATP-binding protein, protein MLVTDGLRVSYGPIEAVKGIDLEIRAGEIVALIGANGAGKSTTLMTISGATPVSGGSIRFQGQTISGLAASDVVSRGIAHVPEGRRIFRRFTVLENLHAGALTRRDRGEIAASLDQVFGYFPLLRERRRQLGGTLSGGEQQMLAIGRALMARPTLLLLDEPSLGLAPLMVERIFEMIRAIHRAGTTMLLVEQNAKAALALAGRAYVMETGRIALQGPSAALLEDPKVRAAYLGEATT, encoded by the coding sequence ATGCTGGTCACTGACGGGCTCCGCGTGTCTTACGGCCCCATCGAGGCCGTCAAGGGCATCGACCTGGAAATCCGCGCCGGCGAAATCGTGGCGCTGATCGGCGCCAACGGAGCCGGCAAGAGCACCACGTTGATGACGATCTCGGGCGCGACGCCCGTGTCCGGAGGATCTATCCGCTTTCAGGGGCAGACCATCAGCGGACTCGCCGCCTCAGACGTTGTGAGCCGCGGAATCGCGCACGTACCGGAAGGACGACGGATCTTCCGCCGGTTTACGGTCTTGGAGAACCTGCACGCCGGAGCCCTCACGCGGCGCGACCGCGGCGAGATCGCGGCCTCGCTCGACCAGGTCTTCGGCTACTTCCCGCTGCTGCGCGAACGGCGCCGGCAGCTCGGCGGCACGCTCAGCGGCGGGGAACAACAGATGCTCGCGATCGGCCGCGCGTTGATGGCGCGCCCGACCCTGTTGCTGCTCGATGAACCGTCGCTGGGACTGGCCCCATTGATGGTCGAGCGAATTTTTGAGATGATTCGCGCCATCCACCGCGCGGGCACCACGATGTTGCTGGTGGAACAGAATGCCAAAGCGGCCTTGGCTCTTGCCGGACGCGCGTACGTGATGGAAACCGGGCGGATCGCGCTGCAGGGGCCGTCCGCCGCGCTCCTGGAAGATCCCAAGGTGCGCGCCGCTTACTTGGGGGAGGCGACGACGTGA
- a CDS encoding VCBS repeat-containing protein gives MRPYVLLLAAMVVVGCTRTKSPDPTPDLFSLSGTYQVGNNPTFLASADFNVDGVPDLVTANINGQNVSVLLGQGDGTFAERVRYRVGELPRTLVAVDLTQDGIPDLVVANNGSNSLSILKNRGDGTFADAEHRPVGRSPLALTAADFNGDGLADLAVCLRFDHLVVLLGDGSGGFLDWGAFDPGDTPAAVVAADFNGDAFIDLAVANSGSMKGNVAIFLGDGAGHFKPSGEYGNHIRPIHMTAGDFNGDGYMDLVETDGPRNLLTLFLGKGDGAFDQGHGFAAESGPVFVATGDFNRDGRLDVAVTNTVSHSLSVVIGNGDGSFRFPPFDYQTDRGPFSAVVTDFNADRVLDVAIAHFQSENVTVWLGKPPTGPGNQEGSGISPGSA, from the coding sequence ATGCGTCCGTATGTTCTTCTCCTCGCGGCGATGGTGGTGGTCGGCTGTACGCGGACCAAAAGTCCCGACCCCACGCCGGATCTGTTTTCCCTCAGCGGGACCTACCAGGTGGGCAACAACCCGACCTTCTTGGCGTCGGCCGACTTCAACGTGGATGGCGTTCCGGACCTGGTCACGGCGAACATCAACGGCCAGAACGTGTCGGTCCTGTTGGGCCAGGGCGACGGCACGTTCGCGGAGCGGGTGCGTTATCGGGTGGGCGAACTCCCTCGCACGTTGGTGGCCGTGGATTTGACCCAAGACGGGATACCGGACTTGGTGGTGGCGAACAACGGGAGCAACTCGCTCTCCATCCTTAAGAACCGAGGCGACGGCACGTTCGCGGACGCGGAGCACCGGCCGGTCGGCCGGTCGCCCCTGGCGCTGACGGCCGCGGACTTCAACGGCGACGGGCTCGCCGACCTGGCCGTGTGCCTGCGTTTCGACCACCTGGTCGTGCTGCTCGGCGACGGCTCGGGCGGGTTTCTGGATTGGGGGGCGTTCGACCCCGGGGACACCCCGGCCGCGGTCGTGGCAGCCGACTTCAACGGCGACGCCTTCATCGATCTGGCGGTCGCCAATAGCGGAAGCATGAAGGGAAACGTCGCGATCTTTCTCGGGGACGGCGCCGGGCACTTCAAACCCTCGGGGGAATACGGAAACCACATCCGACCCATCCACATGACGGCGGGAGACTTCAACGGCGACGGCTACATGGACCTCGTGGAAACCGACGGCCCGCGCAACCTGCTGACGCTGTTCCTCGGCAAGGGTGACGGGGCGTTCGACCAAGGCCACGGATTCGCCGCGGAGAGCGGTCCGGTGTTCGTCGCCACGGGCGACTTCAACCGGGACGGACGTCTCGACGTGGCAGTGACCAATACGGTCAGCCACAGCCTGTCGGTCGTGATCGGGAATGGGGACGGCAGCTTCCGGTTCCCGCCGTTCGACTATCAAACCGACCGCGGTCCATTCTCCGCGGTGGTGACCGACTTCAACGCGGACCGGGTGCTCGACGTGGCCATCGCGCATTTTCAAAGCGAGAACGTCACCGTGTGGTTGGGAAAACCACCAACCGGGCCCGGGAATCAGGAAGGGTCCGGGATTTCGCCGGGGTCCGCGTAG
- a CDS encoding DUF2155 domain-containing protein → MPNRFLVGLLFAALSLVGCPQGNPAGSTAPPAEEQGLPSDIPKIQGGGVTVVPESVKGKWGAVRLVVEDKSTGATTEYAVPLRSRFAVPNTSLTLEVGDFLPDFTIQDSVFTSVSDRPENPAVKVTVVEAGNPIFDAWLFSMYPSVHPFTHPRYGLSLKEGVPAT, encoded by the coding sequence ATGCCAAATCGTTTCCTAGTCGGTCTTCTGTTCGCCGCGCTCAGCCTCGTTGGCTGCCCCCAGGGCAATCCGGCCGGTTCTACGGCTCCCCCCGCGGAGGAGCAAGGCCTGCCGTCGGATATCCCCAAGATCCAGGGGGGTGGGGTCACCGTGGTTCCGGAGTCGGTCAAGGGCAAGTGGGGAGCGGTCCGGCTCGTGGTGGAAGACAAATCCACGGGAGCAACGACCGAATATGCGGTGCCGCTGCGCAGTCGCTTTGCAGTACCGAACACGTCATTGACGCTCGAGGTCGGGGATTTCTTGCCCGATTTCACGATCCAGGATTCGGTGTTCACCTCCGTGTCGGACCGACCCGAGAATCCGGCGGTGAAAGTGACCGTTGTCGAAGCGGGCAACCCGATCTTTGACGCTTGGTTGTTTTCTATGTATCCGTCGGTGCATCCGTTCACGCACCCGCGCTACGGCTTGTCCCTCAAAGAGGGCGTACCAGCGACGTAG
- the gcvT gene encoding glycine cleavage system aminomethyltransferase GcvT gives MKTSTGGLLATALHDHHRALGAKLVDFAGWDMPIAYAGTVGEHLAVRRAAGAFDIGHMGRIEVRGPGAGAYLRSLVTRNLADLTPGSARYALVCNERGTILDDIFVYRKAAEDWLLIVNGANRLKISAWLERHRPAGVSVIDRTLDTGLIALQGPRTRDVLARLAVPLPAPFRLHTFVQSTWQDRPLLIARTGYTGEWGVEVMADQTAIAALWEQALARGKDLGLVPVGLGARDTLRLEMGYALYGHEIDETTTPLEAALDWVVDFGGADFVGKAPLTAQRERGVDRRLVGFELIDKGVPRQGHPIMAGGHAVGTVTSGNLSPTLDKGIGMGYIEAARAAVGTPIEIDIRGKRKQAVIVKPPFYTRRSSPPSPSPLAGEGRVGG, from the coding sequence GTGAAGACATCGACGGGCGGATTGCTCGCTACCGCGCTGCACGACCACCACCGGGCGCTTGGGGCCAAGCTGGTGGACTTCGCGGGCTGGGACATGCCCATTGCGTACGCCGGCACCGTGGGCGAACATCTCGCGGTTCGCCGCGCCGCCGGCGCCTTTGACATCGGCCACATGGGGCGCATCGAGGTGCGCGGACCCGGCGCCGGTGCGTACCTGCGCTCGCTGGTCACCAGGAATCTGGCGGACCTGACGCCGGGCTCGGCTCGCTACGCTCTGGTATGCAACGAACGAGGCACCATCCTCGACGACATCTTTGTGTACCGTAAAGCCGCCGAAGACTGGCTGCTGATCGTCAACGGCGCGAACCGCCTCAAAATCTCGGCGTGGCTCGAACGTCATCGGCCGGCCGGAGTCTCGGTCATCGATCGGACGCTGGACACCGGGCTGATCGCGCTGCAAGGACCTCGCACGCGGGACGTGCTGGCGCGCCTCGCGGTTCCGTTGCCCGCGCCGTTTCGGCTCCACACGTTCGTCCAGAGCACATGGCAGGACCGGCCGCTGTTGATCGCGCGCACCGGGTATACCGGCGAGTGGGGCGTGGAAGTGATGGCGGACCAGACGGCGATCGCGGCGCTGTGGGAGCAGGCGTTGGCCCGAGGCAAGGATCTGGGCTTGGTTCCGGTAGGACTCGGCGCGCGTGACACGTTGCGCCTGGAGATGGGCTACGCCCTCTACGGCCACGAGATCGACGAGACGACCACTCCGCTGGAGGCGGCGTTGGACTGGGTCGTGGACTTCGGCGGGGCGGATTTTGTGGGGAAGGCGCCGCTCACGGCGCAACGCGAGCGAGGCGTTGATCGTCGGCTCGTGGGATTCGAGCTCATCGACAAAGGCGTGCCGCGGCAGGGCCATCCCATCATGGCCGGCGGCCACGCCGTGGGGACGGTCACCAGCGGGAATCTCTCGCCGACCCTCGACAAGGGCATCGGAATGGGGTATATCGAAGCAGCCCGCGCCGCGGTTGGAACCCCGATCGAAATCGACATTCGCGGAAAACGCAAACAGGCCGTGATCGTGAAGCCGCCCTTCTACACGAGACGGTCTTCTCCTCCATCACCCTCCCCCCTTGCGGGGGAGGGAAGGGTGGGGGGATAA
- a CDS encoding diguanylate cyclase, whose translation MAQRILVVDDNAALRADLVRILKESDPSLEILEASDGVEALKHVAGSPVDLIITDLVMPRMDGLKLLAAIRQDDRFQHTPVIMVTSQNQIEEKLLTFDHGAQDFLTKPYHPAELVARTRVMLRLRAQMRSIEQQAIIDALTGLYNQNYLGGALTRELRRSQRHDLKLSCLMIDVDNFKAINDTYGHLAGDEVLRTVGRLLQTTLRGYDFAVRYGGDEFLVILAQNNPGGAGHVADRIREMVMHHTFFPQQSPPNSITVSIGVASLPGNAIRSTTAFIDLADQALYQAKKQGKNRVVVVEPSTPGK comes from the coding sequence TTGGCTCAGCGAATACTGGTCGTTGACGACAACGCCGCGCTGCGAGCGGACCTGGTCCGGATTCTGAAGGAGTCCGACCCTTCCCTGGAGATCCTGGAGGCGTCGGACGGCGTCGAGGCGCTCAAGCATGTGGCCGGATCGCCGGTCGACCTCATCATCACGGACCTCGTGATGCCGCGTATGGATGGCCTGAAGCTCCTCGCCGCCATCCGACAAGACGACCGATTCCAGCATACTCCCGTCATCATGGTGACGTCGCAGAACCAGATCGAAGAGAAACTATTGACCTTCGATCACGGCGCGCAAGACTTCTTGACCAAACCGTACCACCCGGCTGAGCTGGTCGCCCGTACACGCGTGATGCTGCGCCTGCGGGCGCAAATGCGGTCGATCGAACAGCAGGCCATTATCGATGCCTTGACCGGCCTCTACAACCAGAACTACCTGGGTGGGGCACTGACGCGGGAGCTGAGACGGTCTCAGCGTCACGACCTGAAACTCTCCTGCTTGATGATCGACGTGGATAACTTCAAAGCCATCAACGACACCTACGGGCACCTGGCAGGCGACGAGGTGCTGCGCACCGTGGGCCGCTTGCTGCAGACCACGCTGCGCGGCTACGACTTCGCGGTCCGATACGGCGGCGACGAGTTCCTCGTCATCCTTGCGCAGAACAACCCGGGCGGAGCCGGCCACGTAGCGGACCGCATCCGGGAAATGGTGATGCACCACACCTTCTTCCCGCAACAAAGCCCGCCGAACTCGATCACGGTGAGCATCGGCGTAGCCTCGCTGCCCGGCAATGCCATTCGATCGACCACCGCGTTCATCGACCTGGCGGACCAGGCGTTGTACCAGGCTAAAAAACAGGGCAAAAACCGGGTGGTGGTCGTCGAGCCCTCGACCCCTGGTAAGTGA
- the gcvPA gene encoding aminomethyl-transferring glycine dehydrogenase subunit GcvPA gives MEYMPNTADDHRAMLVAIGVERFDDLLKEIPASARLTRPLAVPPALTELEVRREIGGLLDGNTHADRHACFLGAGAYDHAIPTIVPFLASRSEFSTAYTPYQAEMSQGLLQTIFEFQTMICELTGMDVANASMYDGASALAEAALMACRVTKRAKLVAAGAIHPHYRAVVATYLQGIAHPIHDVGLADGRTDLKALERAVTKETAAVLIQHPNFLGNLEEVEAVARIAHAHGALVAASVDPLSLGLLVPPGAWGADIAVGEGQALGNPMSFGGPFVGFMATKKDFMRQLPGRIVGATVDTKGRPGYCLTLQAREQHIRRERATSNICTNQALMALTASIYLATLGPRGLREVGEQCLAKAHYAADRLAALPGFSRPYAAPFFKEFVVLTPRPPADLNAALLKAGIIGGLDLGTLDPAWTNHWLLCVTEKRTRAEIDRLVEVLGKR, from the coding sequence ATGGAGTACATGCCGAATACCGCCGACGACCACCGCGCCATGCTCGTTGCGATCGGCGTCGAGCGGTTTGACGACCTGCTCAAGGAAATTCCGGCGAGCGCGCGATTGACGCGGCCGTTGGCGGTCCCGCCCGCGCTCACCGAACTGGAGGTGCGCCGCGAGATCGGCGGCCTGCTCGACGGCAACACCCACGCGGATCGCCACGCTTGTTTTTTGGGCGCCGGCGCGTACGACCACGCGATCCCTACTATCGTGCCGTTTCTGGCCTCGCGATCGGAATTTTCCACCGCCTATACGCCCTACCAGGCGGAGATGAGTCAGGGCCTGCTGCAGACGATCTTCGAGTTTCAGACCATGATCTGCGAGCTCACCGGCATGGACGTGGCCAACGCCTCGATGTACGACGGCGCGTCGGCTCTGGCCGAAGCCGCACTCATGGCCTGCCGGGTGACCAAGCGCGCGAAGCTGGTGGCGGCGGGGGCGATCCATCCCCATTATCGTGCCGTGGTGGCGACGTACCTCCAAGGCATCGCGCATCCGATTCATGACGTCGGACTCGCGGACGGGCGAACCGACTTGAAGGCCCTCGAACGAGCCGTCACGAAAGAGACCGCCGCGGTCCTCATCCAACACCCCAACTTTCTGGGCAATCTGGAGGAGGTCGAGGCCGTGGCGCGAATCGCCCACGCACACGGCGCGCTGGTGGCGGCGTCGGTCGATCCCCTTTCGCTCGGGCTGCTGGTCCCGCCCGGCGCCTGGGGCGCGGATATCGCGGTGGGCGAAGGCCAGGCCCTCGGGAATCCGATGTCTTTCGGCGGACCGTTCGTGGGCTTTATGGCGACCAAGAAAGACTTCATGCGCCAACTGCCGGGCCGCATCGTGGGCGCCACGGTGGACACCAAAGGCCGCCCCGGGTACTGCCTCACGCTGCAGGCGCGCGAGCAGCACATCCGGCGCGAACGCGCGACCTCGAACATCTGCACCAATCAGGCGCTCATGGCGCTGACCGCGTCGATCTATCTGGCCACGCTCGGTCCTCGCGGCCTGCGCGAGGTGGGCGAGCAGTGCCTGGCCAAGGCCCACTATGCCGCCGACCGGCTCGCGGCGCTGCCCGGCTTTTCGCGCCCGTATGCCGCGCCGTTCTTCAAGGAGTTCGTCGTGCTTACGCCGCGCCCGCCCGCGGACCTGAACGCGGCCCTGCTGAAGGCCGGGATCATCGGCGGACTCGACTTAGGAACGCTCGACCCCGCGTGGACGAACCATTGGCTCCTGTGCGTGACTGAAAAACGAACGCGCGCGGAGATTGACCGTCTGGTGGAGGTGCTCGGGAAACGATAA
- a CDS encoding ABC transporter ATP-binding protein has translation MKDTALLDASGVTKAFGGLKALDAVSFAIDRGAITALIGPNGAGKTTFFNCLTGLVRPDAGTIIFDGAPLTGLSPHAVAARGIARTFQNVRLFPTLSGRENVLVGGYCRERSGLFDAIMGAAYARDEARASEQTADRWLEFVGIPDAGDAIAGELAYGMQRRLEIARALASRPSLLLLDEPAAGMNPTETLALMALIRRIRDNGVTVLLIEHDMKVVMGVSDRVVVFDYGVKIAEGSPGAVQRDPAVIEAYLGAGSSSHAGH, from the coding sequence ATGAAGGACACCGCCCTGCTGGACGCCTCGGGCGTGACCAAGGCATTCGGCGGCCTGAAGGCTCTTGACGCCGTCAGCTTTGCCATCGACCGCGGCGCAATCACGGCGCTGATCGGCCCCAACGGCGCGGGCAAGACCACCTTTTTCAATTGTTTGACCGGACTCGTGCGTCCCGACGCGGGAACCATCATCTTCGACGGCGCGCCGCTGACCGGACTGTCGCCTCACGCCGTTGCCGCGCGAGGGATCGCCCGCACGTTCCAGAACGTGCGACTCTTCCCCACACTCTCCGGCCGCGAGAACGTGCTGGTGGGCGGTTATTGCCGCGAGCGGTCGGGCCTCTTCGATGCCATCATGGGAGCGGCCTACGCCCGCGACGAGGCGCGAGCGTCGGAACAGACCGCCGACCGTTGGCTGGAGTTCGTGGGGATTCCCGACGCAGGGGACGCCATCGCGGGAGAGCTGGCGTACGGCATGCAACGACGCTTGGAGATTGCGCGGGCGCTCGCGAGTCGACCGTCACTCCTGCTGCTCGACGAACCCGCCGCAGGCATGAACCCCACCGAGACTCTGGCGCTGATGGCGCTCATCCGCCGGATTCGCGACAATGGCGTGACCGTGCTGTTGATCGAACACGACATGAAGGTGGTGATGGGCGTGTCCGACCGGGTGGTGGTATTTGACTACGGCGTCAAGATCGCCGAGGGTTCCCCCGGCGCGGTGCAACGCGATCCCGCCGTGATCGAGGCGTATCTAGGCGCGGGCTCGTCGTCCCATGCTGGTCACTGA
- a CDS encoding FAD-dependent oxidoreductase — protein MFSHDILIIGGGLAGMRAAIEAPPDVDVALISKVHPLRSHSVAAQGGINAAINPQDSWESHAFDTVKGSDYLGDQDAIEVMCQEGPQDIFDLERRGAIFSRTPDGRIAQRPFGAASYARTCYAADRTGHALLHVMYEQLVKRAARTYEEWYVTSLVIEGGACRGCVAMNVLTGELEVIAANAVILATGGYGRVFALSTNALINTGDGMSMAYRAGAPLMDMEMVQFHPTTLKRTGILITEGARGEGGHLLNANGERFMARYAPNKLELASRDVVSRAEQEEIEAGRGVNDCVLLDLRHLGRQKILERLPQIRELAITYVGVDPIEAPIPIRPGAHYSMGGIKTDSWGRTSIPGLYAAGECACVSVHGGNRLGGNSLLDTIVFGRRSAQDAVKQIRGTAKPDGVGREALARDRERIEAIRNRRSGERVAAVRDALGATMGDDVGVFRTRERLQRASAALTHIRARAAAVMIQDKSRVFNTELVSALELGSLVDLAETIVTGAIAREESRGAHARRDFPNRDDAKWLKHTMAYYTSGGPRLEYLPVAITKYPPKERTY, from the coding sequence TTGTTCTCCCACGACATTCTGATCATCGGCGGGGGTCTCGCGGGCATGCGCGCCGCCATCGAAGCGCCGCCCGACGTGGACGTCGCGCTGATTTCCAAGGTGCACCCGCTGCGCAGCCACTCGGTCGCCGCCCAGGGCGGGATCAACGCCGCGATCAATCCCCAAGATTCGTGGGAGTCGCACGCGTTCGATACGGTCAAGGGCAGCGATTACCTCGGCGATCAGGACGCCATCGAGGTGATGTGTCAGGAAGGGCCTCAGGACATTTTTGACCTGGAGCGCAGGGGCGCGATTTTCAGCCGGACCCCGGACGGCAGGATCGCCCAGCGTCCGTTCGGCGCCGCGAGCTACGCCCGCACCTGCTACGCGGCGGACCGTACCGGCCATGCCTTGCTTCACGTGATGTACGAACAGCTCGTCAAACGCGCGGCGCGGACGTACGAGGAGTGGTACGTCACGTCTTTGGTGATCGAGGGCGGCGCGTGCCGGGGGTGTGTGGCGATGAACGTCCTCACCGGGGAGCTGGAGGTCATCGCCGCCAACGCCGTGATTCTGGCCACCGGGGGGTACGGCCGCGTCTTCGCCTTGAGCACCAACGCGCTGATCAATACCGGCGACGGGATGAGCATGGCTTACCGCGCGGGCGCGCCCCTCATGGACATGGAGATGGTGCAGTTTCACCCCACCACGCTCAAGCGCACGGGCATCCTGATTACCGAAGGCGCCCGGGGGGAAGGCGGGCACCTGCTCAACGCGAACGGCGAGCGCTTCATGGCTCGGTACGCGCCCAACAAGCTGGAGCTGGCGAGCCGCGACGTGGTGTCGCGCGCGGAACAAGAGGAGATCGAGGCCGGACGCGGGGTGAACGACTGCGTGCTGCTGGACCTCCGCCACTTGGGTCGGCAGAAGATCCTGGAGCGCCTTCCGCAGATCCGCGAACTGGCGATCACCTACGTGGGAGTGGACCCGATCGAAGCCCCGATCCCGATCCGCCCGGGCGCGCACTACAGCATGGGCGGAATCAAGACCGACTCGTGGGGCCGGACCTCGATCCCGGGTCTGTACGCCGCCGGCGAATGCGCCTGCGTCAGCGTGCACGGCGGCAACCGCCTGGGCGGCAACTCGCTGCTGGACACCATCGTCTTCGGCCGCCGCAGCGCGCAGGACGCCGTCAAACAGATCCGGGGCACGGCAAAACCCGACGGCGTGGGGCGCGAAGCGCTGGCCCGCGATCGCGAACGCATCGAGGCGATCCGTAACCGGCGCTCGGGCGAACGCGTGGCCGCGGTTCGCGACGCGTTGGGCGCAACCATGGGTGACGACGTCGGCGTGTTTCGCACGCGCGAACGGCTTCAACGCGCGTCCGCCGCGTTGACCCACATACGAGCTCGCGCGGCGGCGGTGATGATTCAGGACAAGAGTCGCGTATTCAACACCGAACTGGTCTCGGCCTTGGAGTTGGGCTCGCTGGTCGATCTGGCGGAGACGATCGTAACCGGGGCGATCGCCCGCGAAGAGTCGCGCGGCGCCCACGCGCGTCGCGATTTTCCGAATCGAGACGACGCGAAGTGGCTGAAGCATACGATGGCCTACTACACGTCGGGCGGCCCGAGGCTTGAATACTTGCCCGTGGCGATTACAAAATATCCGCCGAAGGAACGGACGTACTAA